TGAGTAGAAATATCTAGATGTGtatactcaaagttggagtgttCAGTTGTCAATTGAGAATTGAGACCAAGTTAACTAATTGATGCCCAAAGCAAGTTAGTTAAAGCTTATTGAACTACCCTTTAAAGAAGGTTAACAACATTCAACATTGAACTTCCTAACTGTTGGATTTGGACCACAAAAATAGTATACAAGATTTGACGGATCAATAGGTACGATAggatgatttttatatattttccgTGTATTAGGGGTGTGTCGCATTTCTGAAGTTGAGGAAACATGGTCAGGTTGGTGAGAATTCATATAGCCGAGCCCAGGTGGTTTCAGATTTAGGCATAGGCGTTGTTGTGTGTAACATTTCTAAAGGTTTATATGAGTTAATGAACTATACGAcgattttccaatataatatcCAAAAGACATAAGCAATTTGGGCCAGAGCCACCAGCTTATCTGGAgcattcatttcattttttacgTGCAGATACATTTAATGTTGTCATCAAGTTTCTGGTGTCACCATTTATGGCAGTGGCTTTAACCATTGGTCCCAAGAGTTGATGGACTAAGAACTTGTTCTTAAAAGACAGCATTAGACTGTATTAAATGCCCATCACTGCATTCCCGGGGAAATTGTTGAACAACAACATATCCCGCataatctcacaagtggggtctggggaggataGGATGTACggaaaccttacccctacctttgtggggtagagaggctgtttctgGGGAAATTGTTGGATGGAAAATATGCAGTAACACCAAATCATCCGTCTTCAGTCTTCCCAAATTCAAAAGCCTCACATATTTGCTGGTTAGAGGGTTTAGCGATCAAGATAGCACGGTCATAAAACATAGAAGAATTGTCCTGTTTTCAGAATGTATAATAAGGTTCTCATTGCACTACTTAAGCTACTCAAAAATGTTTCCCGAGACTCTTGCTATGTAGAGACCAGCAGCAGATCTATACTAGAAACACTGCAGGTCCGAAAGAACCTGCTGCGCCTAACGTTACTATATATGTGTGTGCAGAAAAAAAAGGGCACATATATAAAGAGCAGAATTGACCAACTCTAAATCCGAGATTAGCCATACGGGTACAGACAGTTTTGTCCCACAATTTATATGCAATGAAGGATGCAACAAGACCTTTTGTACTGCTTTCTGGGATAATAAGAGAAGTAATGCAAAAGCGGGTGCCAAAACGGGGATAAAAGCATCTAAAGCACTAGGAATGACAAATACGATCATACCAAAACTAACGAACCAGCTCCTATTAGAACTCCAATATAAGCGTGTTACCGGCTACATGTTCatgatacaaaatatattatccaTAATTCCCTCAATGAACAACCCCAACCACACTAAGAACGGAGTAAAATAAGGTGCATCTATGATAAGTGCTAAAGGATATGCCAGATTTGAATCAGATCAGTTTCTAAATGCAGCAGCACCCGGGTTGGATCCTCTAAAAATGTACTACTTTTGGAGAAACCGGACACACATCCATcgatatttttgaaaagtccgagcaacatagtcTAAAGGTTACTTCAACTTTTAAAAGGGTTAACTAATCAACCCTTTTTATCAATCAAAATTCAGAAGCAACAACTAATACGAATATCTTGTACCTGATCACCAGAAAAAATAACCCAAGCCAAGGGTTTGTTGAAAAGAACACTTCCTCTTATCATACTGAAAATGCACCTTAAAACTTGAATCAGAGAGTAAGCAGCAGCTAATCCATTGGCTATCACtaaaaatctgcaaaaaaaaaaagttcaaaattttaacaAAGTTTAGATCTTTAACCTTTACGGGTGTGTTTGGCAttgaggaaaacatttttcaaatttctcatGTTTCTGTCCGtcaaaacttttgaaaaatattttcccaaTAAAAACAAGTTCCTTgaaatgagaaaaatactttctcggtgaaagtaaagaaaacaaatttcatcGGTCCATTTCACTCCTCCCCATCCTCCGTCGTACTCCATTCCACCCCCACCCCTCATAGCTCCCACCTCCACCACCCCGACACCCCActcataatatattaatatttttgagataatattttttgtatgggataatcaattattttctgaaaaaatattttccttcataccaaacgcACCTTAAGGGAGTGTTTGGTATGAATGagaatgttttcttggtaaataagtaatttcttttatttattttcttgtatatgGCATAACCGTAAAGTTGATGTGATAAAAAAGGTCATAGGCTCGAGCCGTAGAAACGGCTTCTTGCAGAAGTGCAGGGTAATGATGTGTATAATAGACGCTTGTGGTATGGCCTAACTCAAATCTCTTGCATAACAAGAGCTCCGTGTACCAGACtactttttttagttaaaaaaaatcttcttgTATTTGGTAATTAAACAGAAAATATTATTGGAAGATATTTGTATATAACTTAAGCAAATACTAAGTTGGTGGAGTGGGGATGGGGCTACGAGGCTAGGGTGGGGCTGGGCGTTTGGGAGGAGATAATTAATGTGAATGtttgttttttgaaaaacttgTACAACCAAACatagaaaaactgaaaaatattttttctaaaaaaatgttctactccataccaaacacaccctaaagattaaagatttgaactttgttgaagttcttgtgtAAGTGAtgatttctctattttctctgTTTGTTTTGCTTGGTTTTAGCTTGTTTTTCAAAGATTAATCTTTGAAATTACAAGCTACATAAACAAGCAAAAGACtgagaaaatagagaaaaatcatCACTtaaacaagaacttcaacaaagTTCAAATCTTTAACCTTTACattgtgtttggtatggaagaaaatattttttcaatatttggttgatcaatttttttgaaaaacattttataagTTACATTTAACCCAACATAGTAATTAGCCATTGAATACTATTTTTAGCTTGTTCaccaaatacaaaaaaaaacaagtaaaaacCATTCATTCTCCAGAAAAAAATACTtcctttcataccaaacacacctttATTTAAAACACAAACTACAAAAAACCAGAGAAAAAACATCAGTCacacaagaacttcaacaaagTTCAAATCTTTAACCTTTAAGATGTGTTTGGgatagaagaaaatatttttcaatatttaattgatatttataAATGACATCTTACCCTCCAACACATACCCCACACCCCCAACTCCACCAACATAGTATTTACCCATTGAATAATATCTTCTACTTAATTAccaaatacaaaaaaacaagtaaaaccatTCATTCTCCAGAAAAATACTTCCtctcataccaaacacacctttATTTAAAACacaagaaacaaagaaaaaacatCACTTACACAAAGAACTTCAAACAAAGTTCAAATCTTTAACCTTTaggatatgtttgttatggcacaaaatattttcaagaaaatatttttcaataattaataagtgaCATTTTTCTCCAACACATACCattgaataatattttctccttgaattaccaaatacaaaaaaaaaacacaagtaAAAATCATTCATTCACCATAAAAACACAATCTTtcataccaaaaaataaataaaaatattacttacaCAAGAACTTTCATATCAGTGAACTTAGCTTCTTTCTTGATTGAGAATATAACTTTAACTTGACTATCAGTTCCAATAAGAACAGCACCAATaattgctaaacctaaaattaaACACCTCAAAATCAGCTCTATAATTCTTACTCTTTTATCAATTACTTTCAAATTACTTCCATGATGAACTGGAACATTCCCAGGACTCACTCCAATGCCCAAAtaactcataattttttttaaagcttagtgaagagaaaattttaatttttgtactataaaaaaactttattgcCCCTATTTGTGGCCTTTATATAGGAAGGATTTTTCTAATGAACTTTACTTTCTTCACACTTTTTATGTGGTAGCAGTAGAGTACATtttgtttttaactttttgtGGCATTATTTTAGTAGTGCATTCATACCCGTTAAATTTATTTGTCGAATTTTGACTCgtaaaatttttaaaagggagtaattattttttataattataaactaaagTAATGTGgaattactattttaaaaaatactttttttacgGGAAAATGTTCAATGGCATTAagaatatattaatattttgtattttttttattttttataatggaaggtaatatatgaataagaacatatatatatattggatttgtgagaaaagaaaaatagtaatgTTTTCGTAtagtaaaatttgaaaaattcttATTATTTCAGGAAGAATCTATTTtcattatctatttattttagtGAACtgatttgattaaaaataagtaGGAAAATTATGGTGTATAGCATAATTTTACAACTTATTCGCGGTGGGTAAAAGCTTTATTTCTAATAATGAATGTTCCAAATTAATCTTTAATATGTGGTTTTAAAAATGTcatgtgaaaaattaaaattaaaaattatcataaaaaattaaattttcttaataaactagaaaaaaaagtaaaataaagaaattgaaatgaaccaataataatattaaattccAGATATTATAGTAGTGGAGCTGAGCTGTATCACATCAAtcatgactttttttttctttatctttttggtTTTATATATTCGATAGTTGACATTGgaaattaaattaatctaaaTTTGTATCGCGTAATATTTTTAAGAGGGAAATGTTGTGAAATTCGaaaagaattgaattttaaaaaaaatgtttctagAGCAAGTGGTCCTATTTTAATGGCAGCTTTGGCATAACACTaccaaaaagaaattaagtggttgttatgtattattattaataatgttTACATAGTCCACTTATATATTCACACGATGTTATTACTGgcataattattatatatattatccaCATGTTGTTATTACTGGCAAATAATAATTAGGAGCAATAAGATAAGAATAAGGATGAAATGAAGGTTTGTCTTTATAATTTTATGTGATAAAAAggtattattaaaatttaaaaataaatttcataaaatagtGGTTAGATCCGGTTTTTTTATAGGAAAGAGTATTGGTTAGTCAAGAACTTCTCATGTCTAAAATATACAAGTTATGAAAATGAGAATGTTGAAATAAATTTGTGGGCAAATTAGGAGCAcgataataatattaaaaatgaggATATTCGAGATAAGTTGGAAGTGACTTTCATGATGGATAAGATACGCGAAGCAAGACTAAGATGATTTAGACATGTGAAGATAAAATGTGCAGATGccctaataaaaaaatatgaaaggtTGGATATAATGGGTACGAGATGAGTTAGAGATAAGTTGAAGAAAGTATTGATCGAGGATAGGTAATTAGACTAGACATATTGGTGCAACTTCAGTTTATCAAGGACATAACCTTAGATATGAGAGCATAGAGATTATGAATTAggatagaaggttagtaggcACTGGAGCATTGTCTTACTTTTCAACATGATTAGGCTTAGTGATAATCTAGAGCTCCGATTTTGTTATATATAGTTAGTATGTAATTTCTTGCTTTTGTTATATCATCAATTGTTTATTGTGTTTGTGATCGtactatgttgttgttgtgttattgTTCCTTTTCCGAATGttgctatattttttttcttttagttttcatGTTCCCTTCACTGTTacttttttcattaataatttaatttactatatttGAATCAAGGATTCTTCATAAACAATCTCTCTATcttcacaaaataaaaataagatatatgtatattttgttttgttcagACCCTACTAATGATAATTCAGTTGACATATTATCGTTGTTgtattggaaaaaataaaataagaaatcaaatgaTATAACcaagcaaaattttaatttcaaattaacttaatttcaAATCACGTCCAATTTGACTGTAAATTAGTAAATATCGGAAATGAATATTTATTTCTCACACAAGTGTGTGTTTCGGTCATATATGTATAAACTACAAACAGAGGCGTATCGAAGGAGAGTTCTCCGGATTGATGTGAACCCATGCTCCATTTCTTAGGTTATATATAGTAgcattatattttaaaaaatatttaaatattcataCGTGAATTCATGctcaaagtatcatataatgtcATGATGATTGGGTACACCTCTTTAAATGAGGTTAGATActtaaatcttatatctatcttcttcttctttttttcttctaaaattgGATTATACCTCTTTAAGTAGTTATTGATAgcatttttggtaattattattattattattattattattattattattattattattattatttattttggctttaatctttcaaatttttaagTTTGTTCCATtggaaaattaaaagaaaattttaagtttagtgatgaagttaaaaattaaatcaatcaaaattttatcttaaattcattttttataacaatttaaattcatttttttataacgatacattcatttttttgagattttgaatACGCCTCTACGTATAAACGAGAGAGAAAAGCACGTCACTTGACCATGCAATTAAGGAGgacaaaaaacaataaattttgcATTGAATGAGAACAATCTGAAATGTGGGGTTAGCATTTAATAAGAAGTAGCTAGCTTGGGAAACAAAACTTGAAATTTAGGACACAAATAATGGGAAGAAGCCAATATTATTGAAAGGATAATATATTGAATCTTATTAGTagagtttgaaaaaaaatgtagttTTATTGATACCTAATAAAAGTAAAGAGGTTGTCTCTCAtaaatcttttatttaaataaagcataacaacaatcaattaaaaatacaataataagaGAATCGTATAGAAAAtagtgataataataataataataataataataataataataataataataataataataataataataataacaatagtactagtaataataataataataataataata
The DNA window shown above is from Solanum stenotomum isolate F172 chromosome 6, ASM1918654v1, whole genome shotgun sequence and carries:
- the LOC125869151 gene encoding CASP-like protein 2B1, which codes for MSYLGIGVSPGNVPVHHGSNLKVIDKRVRIIELILRCLILGLAIIGAVLIGTDSQVKVIFSIKKEAKFTDMKVLVFLVIANGLAAAYSLIQVLRCIFSMIRGSVLFNKPLAWVIFSGDQLMAYLSLAAVAAAAQSGVISKFGQPELQWMKVCNLYGKFCNQIGEGIASSLIVSLSMIALSGISAFSLFRLYGNNGGKSNA